The stretch of DNA AGGCGCCATCATCATGGATGGTCCGAAAGATCAGGTACTCGGGGAGCTGGCTGCATGACCTCAGGCAATTCAGGCAATTCAGGCGGCTCAGGCAAGCGTGAACACGCTTCGGCGTGCTCTCCCGCCGTGACCGTGCAACGCGCAATGCCTTTCCGTGGCAGCCCTTCTGCGCCCCCCGCCCAATACACGTTCGCGCCGGAGCAGCCGTTACCGCGCTCCGCCCTCATCGTGTGGCTGATTGGCGCGTTGCTCATGGTGTTTCTGCTGTGGGCGTGGCAGGCCCAGCTTGAAGAAGTCTCGACGGGCACGGGCAAAGTCGTGCCGTCATCGAAAGAACAAATCATTCAGTCACTCGAAGGCGGGATTCTGATTCAGCTCAAGGTCAAGGAAGGGGATATTGTCGAGGCCGGTCAAGTGCTGGCGCAGCTGGACCGCACGCGCAACGAAGCGGCGGTAGGCGAAAGCGCGGCTCGCATGCGTGCGGCCCTGGCGATGGCGGCACGGCTGACGGCTGAGGTGAACAACACGCCCCTGGTGTTTCCAGCCGAGGTTCAGGAAGAGCCGGATCTGGTGCGCAGCGAGACCGCGCTGTACCATTCGCGGCGTGAGAGCCTGTCGCGCAGCCTGAGCGGAATTGGCCAGGCATTGACGCTGGTGCGGCGGGAACTGGCGCTGACCCGGCCGCTGGTGGCGCGCGGCGCGGCGAGTGATGTCGAGGTGTTGCGTCTCGAGCGCCAGATCAACGAACTGGACAGCAAGGCCACCGATTTGCGCACCCAGTATCTGGTCAAGGCGCGTGAGGAGCTGGCCCGCGCCAATGCCGAAATCGAATCGCAACGCTCCGTCACACGCGGGCGCAACGATTCACTCACACGCCTGACGTTTACTTCGCCGGTGCGCGGGGTCGTCAAGGATATTGCGGTAACGACGCTCGGTGGCGTGGTGCCGCCGAATGGCAAGCTGATGGAGATCGTGCCGCTCGGCGACAAGCTGCTCATCGAGGCGCGCATCGCGCCGCGTGACGTGGCGTTTATCCATCCAGGGCAAGCCGCGACGGTGAAGATCAGCGCTTACGATTATTCGATCTATGGCGGCCTGCCTGGCCGGGTGACGACCATCTCGCCCGATACGCTCCAGGACGAGGTCAAGCGCGAGACTTTTTATTACCGCGTTTATATCCGTACGGATGCAGACCATCTGAGCAGCAAACGTGGGCAGCAATTTTCGATCGTGCCAGGCATGATCGCCTCGGTCGAGATTCACACCGGGCAAAAGACGGTGCTGGACTATCTGGTCAAACCCTTCAACAAGGCGCAAGAAGCCTTGAGGGAACGCTAAGGCACTCATGCATTTGATGCATGCCTAAATAAATAAATAAAGGCTTAAGAGGCGCGATGCGAAAGGCGGCCTCGTGGCCTCTGCTTCATGGCCCCTGCTTCATGGCCTCTGCTTCATAGCCCCTGCTTCATAGCCTCTTCTTGCGGAAAAAATCGCCGCGTCAAGCAAACGGTGCCCTGCCACCCAGGGCACGATGCGGCCTGCATTCGTCAATACCCTCGTCGCGCCAGCCCGCCAAGCCGCAACGGCTTGAGCCCCGGCTAAGCGTTATCGCGTAGGGCTCCGCAGCTTGCTTTCGGCCTCGCATGGGCCGGCCCGGCATATCCCAGCGTATACCGGCGTATCCCGGCGTATTCCGATTGCCTCCCCTCCCCATCCACGGTTCATGGCGCGATCACCCGCCATGCCGTGAATCCGTGCCTGCCGTGACCTATTCTATTTCTGCTTCCCCGCGCAAGTTCGTCAAGGGGGACGGTTCTCATCGGTTTCGGGCGTTACCGTCACATATCGCCGCAACCTGGCGTCGCAACCTGGCGTTATCACGGATAGCAACTAGGCCTATGCTAACTACATACTACTCATCAATAGATACAGCGTCTCTATATGAGAGACAAAAGACAAAATGCTCAAGACTCTCAGCGGTGCGCTTCAGTTGATGCGCTACTTCACCCCCGGCCAATCGGTCTGGGGCGTGCGCGAACTCGCCAAGGCGAGCGGCATTCAACACGCCATCGTGCATCGTGTCCTTGCGACCTTTGCGGCGGAAGGCTTCCTCGTGCAGGACGCGCTGGGCCGCTATGCCCTGGGGTTGCGCTGGTTCGAACTGGGCGAGATCGTGCGCCGCTCCCTGTCGCCGGCGGAGGTCGTCGAGCCGGCCTTGCACCATCTGGCCGAGCAAAGCGGAGAAACCGTGTTTCTGTCGCTGATCGACGGCAACGAAGGCATCTGCCTCGACATCGCGCATAGCGAACAGCAGTTGCGTTTCTCCATCGAGGAAGGCCAGCGCTTTCCCTTGCATGTCGGCGCGCACGGCAAGGCGATCCTCGCGTTCCTGCCGCTCGAACGGATTGATGAAATTTGCCTCACGCCGCAGCGGGAGAGCGCCGCGTTTGACCGTCCGGCGCTCGATGCCCACCTCTCGCAGATCCGCGAGAGCGGATGGGCCTTCACCCAGGAAGAAGCGGCACTGGGCGTTGCCGGACTCGCCGTGCCTCTTTGGACCAAGGACGGCAAGACGCTCGCTGGCTCGCTGGCCATTTCAGGCCCGTTGCAGCGACTTGACGAAAGCGGGGTGCCCCGCCTGCTCGAAGCGCTTCTGAATACGCGGCACAAGATCGAACGCGTACTCAGTTTGATGCGCTAACCGCAACCGTTTTTCTTAACGCAGGTGACAACATGGACCCAACGTCTCATCCGCAACGGCCAGCCGACATTCCGCCGGCCCAATCCGCCGCCGCACCCCGCATCCGCTTTGCCGAACCGGTATTGCTGATCGTCTCTCTGGGCCTATCGGTGCTGGGCGCGATGATCGGCATACAACTGATCGTCTCGCTTGGCATCTCGGCGAATACCTCGATCATCGGCGCGTTGATTGCCATCGTCTTTTCCCGCATCCCGCTGAAGGTGACCCAGCGCTTTCGCTCGCTGGAGCGCCAGAATCTGGTGCAAACAGCCATTTCGTCGGCCACCTTCGGTGCCGCCAACTCGCTGATGATCCCGCTCGGCGTGCCCTATGCGATGGGGATGCCCGAACTGGCCATGCCCATGCTGGTCGGCGTGTTGACCGCCATGCTGGTCGATGGCGCCATGCTGTATTTCCTGTTCGGCAGCAAGATCTTTCCGGCTTCGGGTAGCTGGCCCTCCGGCGTTGCCACGGCGGAAGCGATCTGGGCGGGCGACCGTGGCGGGCGCAAGGCGGTCTGGCTGGGGCTGGGCGTGACGGTCGGGGTCACGGGCGCCGTGCTGGGCGTGCCCATGTCGGCTTTCGGGGCAGCCTTCCTCGGCAACCTGGCGGCTTTGACCATGTTTGGCCTCGGCCTGGTGGCGCGCGGTTACTCGGAAGCGCTGATCGGCATCGATCTGGCCAAAGCCTACATTCCGCATGGCTTGATGATCGGGGCGGGCACGGTAGCGATGCTGCAGGTCGCCGCTGAAATCCGCCGCAGCCGCCCAGCGCCTGCGGGCGCTGGGGGCTCAAGTGGCTCAAATGAAGTTTCGACCCGGCACGCGGGCCCCATTCTCGGGGTGGGCTATCTGGTCTATCTCCTCATCGCCCTGGCGGTGGTCGCCCTGACAGGCGGTTTTGCCGAGATGTCCACCGGCATGCTGATCGGCTTCGTGCTGTACACGGCATTCGCCGCCTACGCTCACGAACTCATCGTCGGCATCGCCGCCATGCACTCGGGCTGGTTTCCGGCCTTCGCGGTCGCACTCATCACACTCACCCTTGGCATCCTGATTGGTTTCCCGCCGCATGCGCTCGCCGTGCTGGTCGGGCTGTCCGCTGCCACCGGGCCCGCCTTCGCTGACATGGGCTACGACCTGAAAACCGGCTGGCTGCTACGCGGCTCGGGCAAGGACCCTGAACTCGAACTGGCCGGACGGCGCCAGCAGTTTCTCGCCGCGATGTCCGGCTTCGTGGTCGCTGGCGTGGTGGTCGTATTGTTTCATCAAGGTTTCTTCGAACGCGGCATGCTGCCGCCGGTGGACCGCGTCTACGCGGCGTCGATCAAGGCGGGCTCGTCATGGGAGATCGCGCGCAGCCTGGCGTTATGGGCGATTCCCGGTGCCGTGCTGCAATGGCTCGGTGGCGCCAAACGCCAACTCGGCGTGCTGCTGTCAACCGGGATGTTGCTGATGTCGCCGCTGGCAGGGTTCGCGGTACTCGCGGGGCTGGCGATTCGTTACACGCTGCTGCGCTGGCGCGGCGAACGCGACGTCCCTGAAATGAGCGCCTTCGCAGGCGGCGTGATTGCCGGAGATGCGATCTTCAGCTTCACCCGCTCAGTGATCCGGATGAAATAACCCCGGATGAAATAACCCCGGCGCCGCCCGGGCACGCAACGACGCAAGGAAAAACCATGGACATCAACGCGATCCGCAACGATACCCCTCTGACCCAATCGACGATCTACCTTGATACGGCAGCCGCCTCTTTGCCCCCGGATCCCGTACTCGACGAGGTGCGCAGCTACCTGCTGGACACCGGTCATGTCGGCATCTATCTGCCGGCGTTCCGCAAGACCACCTACGCGCGTGTCGAAGCCGTGCGTGAGCAGCTTGCCACCTTTCTGAATGCAAACCGGGACGAAGTCGCGTTCACCAAGAACGCGACCGAGGCGATCTCGATGGTGGCCAGCGGCTTCGCCTGGCAGCCTGGCGACGAGGTGCTGGTGGCCGATACGGAGATGCTGAGTAACCTGTTGCCATGGAAGCGGCTGGAGCAAACGCGCGGCGTGGTCGTGAAGATGGTCGCCGCCAACCCGGAAGGCCTGCTGGCACCCGAGGCATTCGCTGCGGCGATCACGCCACGGACCCGGCTTTTGACTTTCTCGCACCTGCCCAACTCCACGGGCGCCCTGCAGAACGCCCAGGCGATTTGCGCTGTGGCGCGCCAGCACAATGTGCTGGCGCTGGTGAACGCCTCGCAAAGCGTCGGCATGGTGGCCACCGATGTCGCGGCGCTCGACTGCGATTTTCTCGCCGGCTGCGGCCGCAAGGCGCTGAGGGCGACCGAAGGCTCGGGCTTCCTGTATATCCGCCGGGCCTTGATCGAACAGGTCGAACCGGTTCTCTCGGGCTGGTGGAACGGTGCCTATGACCGTGCCACCGGCACGCTGTCGTTCGTCGACGGCGCCCGCCGCTTCGAGGCGGGTTGTCCCATCGTGCCCGCGATTCTTGGCCTGGGCGCGGCATTGACCTACGCGCAAAAGATCGGCATCGATGCCATCGAGCAGCGCGTGCGCGACCTGACCGCTCATGCCGTGACACGCCTTGCCGCTTTACCCGGTTTCGAGCTGTATGGCCCGAGCGATACCGCGCAGCGCATCGGCATCGTGCCGTTCAACGTGCGCGGCGTCGATCCGGCGCGCATCGTGGCCGCGCTGGAAGCCCGCCATTGCATCATCGAGGCCGGCAACTTCATGGCCGATGCGATCCTCGCCCGTTTTGGCGTGGCGACCATGGCGCGCATCTCGCTGCATTACTTCAATACCCATGACGAAATTGACCAGGTCGCCGAGCTCATCCGCGAAGCCACCTCCCATTGACCCCCGAATTCCACCTCCACCGCACAGGAGAATGTCATGACGCAACGCGTCCTGTTGATGAGCAGTTCCCGCAAGGACAACCTTGGCTACCTCGAACACGCCGAGGCGCAGATCCACGCCGTGCTTAAGCACGAGAAACGCAAGATTGTTTTTGTCCCCTACGCTGCCGTGACCTTCAGCTTCGATGCCTACGAAGGAATCGTCAAACCCGTATTCGACAAGCTCGGCTATGCGCTCGAAGCCCTGCACCATAGCGCCGACCCGCGCCAGGCCATCGAGCAGGCCGAGGCGATCGCCGTGGGTGGCGGCAATACTTTCGCGTTGCTCAAGCGCATGTACGACGCGGACATCGTCGACGCGATCCGCGCGAAGGTGCGCGCGGGCACGCCTTACATCGGCTGGAGCGCGGGCAGCAATGTGGCCTGTCCGACCATCCGCACGACCAACGACATGCCCATCGTGCAGCCCCCACGTTGCGCGCACTGCAACTGGTGCCGTTCCAGATCAACCCGCACTTCATCAGCGGCAAGCCTGCCGGACACAACGGAGAAAGCCGTGAGGAGCGTCTGGCGGAATTTCTCGACATCAATGCGCCAGAGCAGGTTTTTGCGCTGCCCGAAGGCTCGGCGCTGCTCTCCGACGGCACCCACGGAACGGTGCTGGGCGAACGCGGCGCGCTGCACTTCCACGACAAGACCCATGTCGAGACGCTGGCACAAAACCAGACCTTCCCGCTCACGCGGATCAACGGTTTAGCCGACGCGCAGCGCTGGCCTGACTTTCAGCAGTAAGTTTCAGCGGTAAGCGCATGAATAAGCGCGTGAATAAGCGCATGGAGCCTGAGGGCTCGATCAAGCAATTTTTCCTGGAGATACGTCGTGAAAAAGCATGTCGGCCGGCTGGTGTTATTGATCGGTGTGGCGGCAGTGGCCGAGACAGCCGCTGCACAATCGAGCGTGACGTTGTTCGGCGCGCTCGATATCGCCCTGAGCTACCAGACCCACGTCAACCCCAGTGGCAAATCGCAAATGGGGCTGCAACAGGGCAATGAAGGCTTTCTCACCGGCAGCCGTTTCGGCTTGAAGGGCAACGAAAACTTGGGGGGCGGCTGGAAGGCGGGGTTCATGCTGGAGAACGGCTTTCTCGCCAACAATGGCAAGCTCGACCAGCAGGGACAACTCTTCGGGCGCCAGGCGTTCGTGAAACTCGGCCACGAACGCTACGGCGAAATTGCCCTGGGCCGGCAGTACACCACCGGTAACACCATGCTCTACTACGTGGATCCGCTCGGTGTTGGCGCCGCGCCGACGAACTCGTGGCAGGTCTACCTGGTGGGCCAGCGCTACGACAATGCGTTCAGTTACACCGGCGTGCTGGGGCCCTGGCAACTGATCGCCGAGTATGCCGCGGGCGGTATCGCAGGCGATCACAGCGCGCGTTCCTCAGCTTCGTTCGGCCTGCGCTACAAGAGCGACAAACTGACAGCGGTCGGCAGCATGCAGCAGACGCACGATTCCCAGAGCCGCCGGGCGCGCATCGTCCTCGGGGGGTGGCGATCCCCATCGAGCGCGCTACCTTATTTGCCAACTACCTCCATAGCAATCGTGATGCCGGGTTCGACTCTTCCGCCGGTGGCACCGACTTCGCTTCGATCACCAGCATGGCATCGGGCTCGCCCAGCGCGGCGGTCGGCATCAACTCGGTATTCAACCAGCGCCGCCGCGACGAATTTTTCACCTTGGGCGCTAACTACCGCATGACACCCGTCTGGCTGTTTACGCTGAGTATGATGATGAACCGCACACACGCCGATGGCTTTTCCGGCACTCGCAAGACCTGGTATGGCGTGGCGGACTACAGCCTGAGCAAACGCACGGATGTTTACGTGGCAACTGCCTACGAGCAAGTCAATGGCGGATGGTCTGGACTGTTCGGCAACAGTACGAGCAATGCCGCCGCAGCCTCGGGCCAGGCGCTGAATGGCCGCAATAACCAGTTATCAGCGCTGGTTGGCCTGAGACACTTTTTCTAATGCCCCGAGCGGGCTCAAAGCGCTCGCCTGACGTTTCATCGAGCACTTTTTTCAAGGAACCATCATGGCACTACAACAAACACTCATTGTCTACGAAGCGCTCGATAGCGCTACCGTCAACGGCCAAACCATCAAGACCATGTTCGAGCCGTATATCGATTACGGTGTAGCGGTCGAGGTGACCACCATCCACGACGAACCGCCAGAAAATCCAAACCATACGACCGATTTCGTCACCATCCGCGTCTCTGGCACCCGGGGCAAGCACTCGGGGACGTCCGACCCGGCTCCCACCCTGGGCGTGATCGGACGCAACGGCGCCATTGGCGCACGCCCCTATCGGATCGGCATGGTTTCGGACGCCGATGGTCCGATTGCCTCTATCGCCGTGGCGCTCAAGCTCGCCCAGATGAAGAAGAACGGTGATCACCTGCCCGGCGATGTGGTGGTGACCACCCATATTTCGACTGATGTGTCGATCACCGATCACGGGGGCATTCCGTTCATGGGTATGCCGGTGTCATCGGCCACCATGAACAAGTACGAGGTAACGGCGGATATGGATGCCATCCTGTCGATCGATGCCTCAAAGGGCAACCGCATCGTCAAGCATCGCGGCTTTGCTCTGTCACCCACGGCGATGCAAGGCTACATCTTGCGGATGGCCCCTGATCTGGTGGCCATTATGGAGTCGACCACGGGCATGCCGGCGGTGACCTTCCCGATCTCCCAGCAAGACATCACGCCCTACGACAACGGCCTGTACCACTTCAACAGCATCATGCAGCCCCATACCGCGACTGACAAACCCGTGGTGGGCGTCGCCATCACGGCCGGATCGGTGGTGGGTGGCAGCGACTCCAGCGCTAACCACGAGATAGACCTGGCCGAAGCCGTGCGCTTTTCCACGGAAGTCGCCAAACGCTTCACCACTGATACCTGCAATTTCTATGATGAGGCGGAGTGGCAGAAGATCCGTGGCATGTATCCGGATCTCACCGCCTTCCAGGGCTACTAAAGCAAGGGCGCGATTGAGCGCTGAAGCGTCGGAGCAAACGCATTCCTGACGACGACAGGGGCCGGCCTGGATTGTTTGAGTTTTGTGCCCCTGTCAGCGGAAAAATGCGCGCATAAAAAAAGCCCGTTGAAAAATCAACGGGCTTTTTAATCTGGCGGAGTGGACGGGACTCGAACCCGCGACCCCCGGCGTGACAGGCCGGTATTCTAACCGACTGAACTACCACTCCTAATACGTGCTTGATGCGTATATCACATGTAATGCATGTATTGCATGGGGCATGTGATATGACATGCGAATCTGGAACTGGTGGGTGCTGAGAGGCTCGAACTCCCGACCTACGCCTTGTAAGGGCGCCGCTCTACCAACTGAGCTAAGCACCCGCTCCTAAACTCGACTTTTTACTGACTTTTACTACTTGATCCTGCCAGTACTGCGCTGCTGCTGGCTTCCACAACCAGCAAGTCCGCTAGTTTAGCGCATCTTTTAGTGCTTTGCCAGGCCTAAATTTAGGCACTGCCGCTGCACGGATTTTGATTTCTGCTCCGGTGCGTGGATTACGTCCTGTTCGGGCCACTCGCGTGCTAACAGCGAATGTGCCAAAGCCGACCAGCGTCACCGAGCCGCCTTTTTTCAACGTGGTTTTTACACCGCCAATTATCGCCTCAAGCGCACGCCCTGCTGCAGCTTTTGAAATTTCAGCGCGCTGTGCGATGTGATCAATCATTTCTGTTTTATTCATTCGAGC from Paraburkholderia hayleyella encodes:
- a CDS encoding aminotransferase class V-fold PLP-dependent enzyme, with the translated sequence MDINAIRNDTPLTQSTIYLDTAAASLPPDPVLDEVRSYLLDTGHVGIYLPAFRKTTYARVEAVREQLATFLNANRDEVAFTKNATEAISMVASGFAWQPGDEVLVADTEMLSNLLPWKRLEQTRGVVVKMVAANPEGLLAPEAFAAAITPRTRLLTFSHLPNSTGALQNAQAICAVARQHNVLALVNASQSVGMVATDVAALDCDFLAGCGRKALRATEGSGFLYIRRALIEQVEPVLSGWWNGAYDRATGTLSFVDGARRFEAGCPIVPAILGLGAALTYAQKIGIDAIEQRVRDLTAHAVTRLAALPGFELYGPSDTAQRIGIVPFNVRGVDPARIVAALEARHCIIEAGNFMADAILARFGVATMARISLHYFNTHDEIDQVAELIREATSH
- a CDS encoding HlyD family type I secretion periplasmic adaptor subunit; protein product: MTSGNSGNSGGSGKREHASACSPAVTVQRAMPFRGSPSAPPAQYTFAPEQPLPRSALIVWLIGALLMVFLLWAWQAQLEEVSTGTGKVVPSSKEQIIQSLEGGILIQLKVKEGDIVEAGQVLAQLDRTRNEAAVGESAARMRAALAMAARLTAEVNNTPLVFPAEVQEEPDLVRSETALYHSRRESLSRSLSGIGQALTLVRRELALTRPLVARGAASDVEVLRLERQINELDSKATDLRTQYLVKAREELARANAEIESQRSVTRGRNDSLTRLTFTSPVRGVVKDIAVTTLGGVVPPNGKLMEIVPLGDKLLIEARIAPRDVAFIHPGQAATVKISAYDYSIYGGLPGRVTTISPDTLQDEVKRETFYYRVYIRTDADHLSSKRGQQFSIVPGMIASVEIHTGQKTVLDYLVKPFNKAQEALRER
- a CDS encoding IclR family transcriptional regulator, which translates into the protein MLKTLSGALQLMRYFTPGQSVWGVRELAKASGIQHAIVHRVLATFAAEGFLVQDALGRYALGLRWFELGEIVRRSLSPAEVVEPALHHLAEQSGETVFLSLIDGNEGICLDIAHSEQQLRFSIEEGQRFPLHVGAHGKAILAFLPLERIDEICLTPQRESAAFDRPALDAHLSQIRESGWAFTQEEAALGVAGLAVPLWTKDGKTLAGSLAISGPLQRLDESGVPRLLEALLNTRHKIERVLSLMR
- a CDS encoding porin — translated: MKKHVGRLVLLIGVAAVAETAAAQSSVTLFGALDIALSYQTHVNPSGKSQMGLQQGNEGFLTGSRFGLKGNENLGGGWKAGFMLENGFLANNGKLDQQGQLFGRQAFVKLGHERYGEIALGRQYTTGNTMLYYVDPLGVGAAPTNSWQVYLVGQRYDNAFSYTGVLGPWQLIAEYAAGGIAGDHSARSSASFGLRYKSDKLTAVGSMQQTHDSQSRRARIVLGGWRSPSSALPYLPTTSIAIVMPGSTLPPVAPTSLRSPAWHRARPARRSASTRYSTSAAATNFSPWALTTA
- a CDS encoding DUF1177 domain-containing protein, with amino-acid sequence MALQQTLIVYEALDSATVNGQTIKTMFEPYIDYGVAVEVTTIHDEPPENPNHTTDFVTIRVSGTRGKHSGTSDPAPTLGVIGRNGAIGARPYRIGMVSDADGPIASIAVALKLAQMKKNGDHLPGDVVVTTHISTDVSITDHGGIPFMGMPVSSATMNKYEVTADMDAILSIDASKGNRIVKHRGFALSPTAMQGYILRMAPDLVAIMESTTGMPAVTFPISQQDITPYDNGLYHFNSIMQPHTATDKPVVGVAITAGSVVGGSDSSANHEIDLAEAVRFSTEVAKRFTTDTCNFYDEAEWQKIRGMYPDLTAFQGY
- a CDS encoding HU family DNA-binding protein, translated to MGARMNKTEMIDHIAQRAEISKAAAGRALEAIIGGVKTTLKKGGSVTLVGFGTFAVSTRVARTGRNPRTGAEIKIRAAAVPKFRPGKALKDALN
- a CDS encoding OPT/YSL family transporter, whose translation is MDPTSHPQRPADIPPAQSAAAPRIRFAEPVLLIVSLGLSVLGAMIGIQLIVSLGISANTSIIGALIAIVFSRIPLKVTQRFRSLERQNLVQTAISSATFGAANSLMIPLGVPYAMGMPELAMPMLVGVLTAMLVDGAMLYFLFGSKIFPASGSWPSGVATAEAIWAGDRGGRKAVWLGLGVTVGVTGAVLGVPMSAFGAAFLGNLAALTMFGLGLVARGYSEALIGIDLAKAYIPHGLMIGAGTVAMLQVAAEIRRSRPAPAGAGGSSGSNEVSTRHAGPILGVGYLVYLLIALAVVALTGGFAEMSTGMLIGFVLYTAFAAYAHELIVGIAAMHSGWFPAFAVALITLTLGILIGFPPHALAVLVGLSAATGPAFADMGYDLKTGWLLRGSGKDPELELAGRRQQFLAAMSGFVVAGVVVVLFHQGFFERGMLPPVDRVYAASIKAGSSWEIARSLALWAIPGAVLQWLGGAKRQLGVLLSTGMLLMSPLAGFAVLAGLAIRYTLLRWRGERDVPEMSAFAGGVIAGDAIFSFTRSVIRMK
- a CDS encoding porin, which produces MASGSPSAAVGINSVFNQRRRDEFFTLGANYRMTPVWLFTLSMMMNRTHADGFSGTRKTWYGVADYSLSKRTDVYVATAYEQVNGGWSGLFGNSTSNAAAASGQALNGRNNQLSALVGLRHFF